In the genome of Tsukamurella paurometabola DSM 20162, the window TACTCGGCGGCACCGCCGAGGCCCGGGAGTTGGCACAGCTGCTGGACGAGGACGACGACTTCGCGGTGCTCAGCTCGCTAGCGGGGCGGGTAGCGAATCCTCGGCTGCCGGTCGGGCAGACCCGGATCGGCGGATTCGGAGGTGTTGATGGGCTGACGGCATTCCTGTCCGGCATCGACGTGCTGGTCGATGCGACCCACCCCTTCGCGGCGACGATCTCCCGCCATGCCGCCGCGGCGGCGCAGCGCACGGGCACACCAGTGTTCGCCGTGGTCCGCCCGCAATGGTCGGCGGCACCGGGGGACCGGTGGACCCGCGTGCCCACGGTGGCCGCCGCCGCAACGGAACTGAGCGCGCGCCGGGGCGGGACGGCCTTCCTCACCACCGGGAGGCAGGATGTTCACGCATTCGCGGCGTTGGACGCGTGGCGGTTCCTGATCCGGGTGGTCGACACCCCGGCGGGCTCGCTGCCGAAGCGACACACCCTGATCCACGACCGGGGGCCGTACCTGATCGGCGCAGAGACGGCCCTGCTGCGCGAGAACGCGGTCGATGTACTGGTGACGAAGAACAGCGGCGGCGACCTGGTGTCCGCGAAACTCGAAGCGGCGCGGATGCTCGGCGTCGAGGTGGTGATGGTCGACCGCCCGCCGCGGCCCGGGGTGCCCACGGAGCCATCGGCGGCGTCGGCCCACGCGCGCCTGCGCGCCGACCTATGATGACCGCCTGACCGGTTGCAGACGCAATCCCCGAGTCCGGAGGTTCCGCAGTGCGCACAGTGATCATCGTTTCCCTCGGCATCGTCCTCGCTCTGGTGTTCCTCGCCGTCGGCCGCACAGTGCCCTCGATCGGGACCAGGAAGGCGGCGATCGCGTTCACCGCAGTGTGGACGGTGGCCATGGTGATCAACATGGCGGTCGGGATGAGTCACGGCTATTCGTTCGGTGAGGAGTTCCCGATCCTGCTGATGAACGTGGTACCCGGTGTAGCCGTGGCGTTCGGCGGCGATTACCTGCTCAGTCGGCGGCCGGCGAGCTGAGTAGCGCTCGCACTTCCCGGCGGCGCCGCGCGAGGTCGTCGAATTCGGCATCGATCCGGGCCAGGGTCGCGCGCATCGTGGCCTCGACCGCGGGGCACAGGTCGACGGCGCCGTCGTCCTCGCGTACACACGGCAGAACGACGGCGATGGCAGCCGAGTCGAATCCTGCATCCAGCAGCCCCCGGATGCGGCGCACCTGGGTCACGGCGTCGCGATCGTAGACCCGGTAGCCGGCCGCCGTCCGGCGCGACGCCAGCAGGCCCTTCTCCTCGTAGTACCGCAGTGACCGTGCGCTCGCCCCCGTGACCTGCGACAACTCGCCGATGAGCAACTCGCCCTTGACCTTCACACCGGCGTCAACCCCGACACTGCATGCATGTATTCCGAACAGGCAGTGCAGATCCTCACCGAGACCGGTGCACACGTGGTCGATCGGGGCACGGGCCCCGTCGTCGCGCTGGCGCACGGCGCGGGCGGGGGTGTGGTCGAGAACTTCGGCCCGCTCATGGACGCCATCGGCGGGTACCGGTTCGTGGGCCCGTACTGGCCCGGGGCCGGTGGTACCCCCAGGGCCGCGGATCGGCTGGAACTCGACCGGCTCGCGGACACCGTCGTCGCGGCGGCGGTAGCCCGTGGGGCCGCCCGGTTCCCGGTGATCGGCATGTCGTTGGGCGCGGCCGTCGCGGTGACGGCGGCGCGCAGGCATCCGGAGCACGTCTCGGCGCTGGTCCTCACCGTGGGGCTGGCCCGGGCCGACGTGCGGGTGCGCACGGCGAGCGATGCCTTCCGGGCGCTGGCCGCCGCCGGGGCACACGACGCTCTCGCGGGGGCGATCCTCTCGGCCGTCGCCTCCGATACCGCGCTCCGATCGCTCACCGCCGATGAGGAACGGGCCACCCGGACCGGGATCACCGCGACGATGCCGCCGGGGATGCCCGATCACATGGAACTGGTGGGACGGGTCGACGTGACCGAGCAACTGCCCGGAATCGACGTTCCGGCGCTCGTCGTGGTCAGTGGCGGCGACCGCCTGGTGCCCGCGGAGATCAGCCGCGAGTTCGGGGCGATCCGCGGTGCTCGCGTGGTCGAGTACCCCGGCGCGGGGCACGTCTTCACCGCCGACGAGGGCGCGCGGTGGGCGGGCGATGTACGGGACTTCCTGGCCGCGTTGTGAGGTACCGGGGCATGATCGAGGAATGACCGCCGCCATCCTCGCCCTGCATTGGCAGATCAACGTGATCGAACCGGAGGGCTTCTTCGGCTCGATGCTGGCGGGGCCGGTCGCGGAGTCCGGAGTAGTGGACCGGGCCGCGGCCTTCCACGACGCGGCACGCGAGGCGGGCGTTCCGGTGCTCTTCACCCGCTTCACCGTGCCTGAGGATGAGGGTGATCTCGTGCGGAACACCGCGTTCATGCGGGCCGTCGGCGACGCGCAGGAGGCGTTCCGACCCGATGCCGACGGTGCGCGCATCATCGCCGCGATGCGCGATCAACCGACTGCGGTCTACGACAACCAGCGACTGTCCGGACTCGCGGGCCCGGTGACCCAGTGGCTCGCGGCACACGGCGTCGACACCCTCTTCGTCACTGGAGTCGCGACCAATCTCACCGTGGAGCAAACCGCCCGGCACGGCACCGATTTGGGGCTGACGGTGCACGTGGTCGAGGACTGTGTGGCTGCCGCCGATCCGGCGGTGCACGCGGCGTCGATCGCGAATCTGGACCTGACGACGGCCGGGAACGTCACCGCCGCCGAAGCGCTGGCGCGTGTGAGTACCTGACTCGGGCGCGGTCAGCGCAGCTGGGCTCCGTGCGCGTGCGTGACCTGCGGAACGAGCAGCACCCGGCGATCGGCGACCATCACCTCGCGGTACTCCCGACAGTCTGGGTGCTCCCCGGCCCCACGGCGGTAGTAGTCGATGAGGGCGTCCACGTCCGGTCCATCCGGATCGGGGGACGGGCAGATCAGCGTGCCGGTGCCCTCGGCTGGCGGCGATCAGTCGAGTCGCGCGCGCTGACCACCGCGGCGGCGTTCCCCGGAAATGCTCGCGGCGGCGAGGAGGGCACCCGCCGCGCTGAGCGCGACGCCGATCCACACCGGTGACGTAGCCCCGCCGCCGGCGCTGATCCCCATGCCGCCGAGTTGGGCGCCCGCGGCGTTGCCGAGATTGAAGGCAGCGATGTTCGCGGACGAGGCGATGAGGGTGGCGGTCCCGGCGTTGCGAAGCACCCGGAGCTGGAGTGAGGGCACCGTCGCGAACCCGATGAGCCCCATGACGGCGAGCGCGCCCGCGACGAGCGGCTTCGATCCGGCGACCAACGCGACCGCCGCGATACCGAGCGGCAGCAGCGAGGCGAAGACGAGCAGCGCGCGGTCCGCGTCCCGGTCGGCGGCGCGGCCCCCGACGAGGTTTCCGGCGAACAGGCCCAGACCGAACAGCACGAGCAGCCAGGGGATCGCGGCGGCACCGAAGCCGGTCACGGACCGCAGCAGTGGCTCGATGTAGGTGAAGGCCCCGAATAGTCCGCCGAAGACCAGAGCCGTGACCCCGCAGGCGATCCAGACGGAGGGGCGCACCAGCACCGAGAGCTGGGTCCGCACCGAGGTCGTTTCGGCGGGCACGGTCGGCACCAGCGCGGCGATGGCGGTCATGGCTACGAGACCGATGACGGCGACCGCAACGAATGTGGCCCGCCATCCGAAGCGGTGGCCGAGAGCGGTGCCGGCGGGCACGCCGAGAACGTTGGCGACGGTGAGTCCGGCGAACATCAGCGCGATGGCCGACGCCTGGCGGTCGGGTGTGACCAGTCGGGCCGCGAGCACGGCACCGATTCCGAAGAAGCCACCGTGACACAGCGCGGCAAGGATCCGGCCCGCCATCACGAGCTCGTAGGTGGGGCCGGCTGCGGAGAGTGCGTTTCCGGCGACGAACAGGGCCAGCAGGATCAGGAGCGCGGTCTTCGGCGGCCGCGAGACGAGGGCGAGCGTCACGGTGAAGGCGCCGATCACGACGCCGAGCGCGTACCCCGTGACCAGCCCTCCGGCGACGGGAATACTCACGCCGAGATCGTTCGCGACATCGGAGAGCAGGCCGGTGATGGAGAACTCCGTGAGCCCGATCCCGAAGCCGCCCATGGCGAGAGCGAGCAGCCCGGGGTGCAGGCGGCGGTGCGTGGTGGTGGTCATCGTGCTCCGTTCAGGGTCGCGCGCAGCCAGGTGGCCAGGTCGCGCTGGAGCTCGCCTGCGGCATCGAGCACGGCGTCCATCCAGTAGAAGCCGTGGACGGTGCCGGGGTAGTCGCGGTATTCGACGGCGCCGCCTGCCGCGCGCAGGGAATCGGCGTACCGCCGGCCGTGCCCCCGCAATACGTCGTACTCCGCCGTGGCGACGAAGGCCTGCGGGAGCCCGGCGAAGTCGGTCGCGTCCAGGGGCGCGGCGCCCGCCGGCGCGGCGCCGTCGGGCAGGTACTGGCGCCAGAACCAGTCCATGTCGGCAGGTGACAGACCGACCTCGCTGGGCGCGAGATCGTCGTAGTCGCCGGGGCGCAGGGGCGGGTAGAGGACGGCGTGCGCTGTGATCCGTGGTCCGCCGCGGTCCCGAACACGTTGCACGAGAGCTGCGGTGAGCGTCCCTCCCGCGCTGTCGCCGACGACGGCGATCCGGTCGGCGTCGACATCGATCGCGCCGGAGGCGATCCAGTCCAGCGTCGCCGCGGCGTCGTCGAGGGCGGCGGGGTAGGGGTGTTCCGGAGATTTCCGGTAGTCGACGGTGACCACCGTCGCGCCGGTCGCGCGGGCGAGCAGCCTGGCGGGTTCGTCGCTGAGTTCGATGTCGGCGGCCACGAAGCCGCTGCCGTGGAGCATCAGGACGACCGCCCCGCCGGGCGGTCCGTCTCGGTAGATCCGCACGGGCAGTGACGATCCCGGTCCTACGACGTACGTGTGCCGCACGTGGGAGATCTCCACGGCGGGGCGCTGCAGATCGAGGTAGCCCCGCAGGGCGCGACGGACGTCGGGGACGGCCTGCGTGTGCAGCGGGGCGGCGCTCGCTGCCGCGGCGAGGTGGGCTGCGGACTGGGGGTGCAGGGGCATGACGGGATCCGTTCTACGGGTAGCGAGAATCGCCAGCGGTCGCGCCGGTTCGGCGACCCTGGTGGGAGGGAAGGAGTGGGGGCGGTAGGCCTCAGTCGGCGACGCGGTGCCGCAGCAGCGTCAGGGCATCGTCGTCCGAACTGCCGGGCGTGGCGCTGAACGCGATCATCCGCGCACCGTCGGACTCGGGGAGGTGGAGCATCTGGTAACCGAGGTCGAGCCGGCCCACCCACGGGTGGTGGAACCGCTTGACGCCGCTGGTGCACAGCTCGACGGCCTGCAGCGCCCACAGCCGGGCGAAGTCACGATCGAGTACCAATTCGCCGAGGAGCCCGCGCAACGCCGCGTCGTCCGGGAACTGGGCTGCGACCCAGCGGAGCGACGCGACGGCCAATTCCGCCTCCACCTCCCAATCGACGAACAGCGACCTGACCTCCGGATCGAGGAAGGTCTGGCGCACCTTGTTCGGCGGCGGATCGGCGTGTACGTCCTCGTAGGGGACGTGCGGGGCGAGAACGGCGTTACCGAGGCGGTTCCATGCCAGGATGTCCTGGTTGCGCGAGAGCACCACGGCGGGTGTGTCCATCGCCTCGACCAGCTGGCGCACACCGGTGAATCCGGCGCCGTGCCGATCGATCGGTGCCGCCCCCTGGCCCGACGGATGGGCCAGCTCCAGCAGGTGCAGGCGCTCGACCTCGCTCAGCTGCAGCGCCCGGGCGAGCGCGCTGAGGACCTCGTCGGAGGGATTGCCGGCGGCACCCTGTTCGAGCCGGGTCAGGTAATTGACCGACACGCCGGCGAGGTCCGCGAGCTCCTCGCGGCGCAAGCCCGGGACACGGCGGCGGCCGTAGCTGGGGAGGCCGAGGGCGCCGGCGTCCACCGCGGCCCGCCGGGAGCGGAGGAAGGAGCTCAGTGTCGGGGCGGTCTCATCGATCATGTCCTCGAGTCTGATGCACTGCGGGCAGCGGTGCCTGCCCCTGCCGGGGGCAGGCTTCGCGGCGGCCGGTCAGCGCGGGTCAGGCGCCTTCGCTGATCCGGATCTCGCGGACGGCACCGTCGCCAAGCGCGGCGAGGGCCTCCTGGTAGGCGGGGGAGTCGTGGGCTGCGACCGCTGCGTCGAGGCTGTCGAACTCGATGAGCGTGGTGCGCTCCTTGATACCCGCCTCGTAGGTCACCGACGGCAGACCGCGGGCGAGGAACCGGCCCCCGGCCTCAGTGATCGCAGGCCCTCCGAGAGCCGCATACGCGGCGACCTTCTCGGGGTCGCGGATCTCGGTGTAGAACGCCATCCAGTACGCCTTGGCCATGTCGGTCTCCTTCGTTCGTTCGGTGTTCAGTATCGCCGGGGCGTGTGCACGATGCGGCCCGCGGCACGGTCCGTCACCTCGGTACGCGAGGATCCGATGATGAGCAGGGTGCGCATGTCGACGGTGTCGGGATCGAACGCGCCGAGGGTGGTCACCGTCACCGTCTCGTCCGGGGCTCCGACGGCGCGCCCGAGGATCACCACCGTATCGGCATCGCGCTCCTCGAGCAGCACCTCGCGCATCCGCACCAGCTGCTCGCGGCGGGTCTTCGATGCCGGGTTGTACACCGCCAGTGCGAGATCGGCGCGGGAGACCGCACGCAGACGCTCCTCGATGACCTCCCACGGCTTGAGGTAGTCCGACAGCGACAGCACCGCGTAATCGTGGCCGAGCGGCGCGCCCACCCGGCTCGCGACGGCGTTCGCCGCCGTCATGCCGGGCAGAACGCGCACCGGAACGTCGTGGAAGGCGGGATCAACAGCGACCTCGGCGACGGCGGACGCCATCGCGAAGACGCCGGGATCGCCGGAACTGACGACGGCGACCCGTGCTCCGCCGGCGGCCAACGTGAGGGCGTGCCGGGCCCGGTCCGCCTCGACCCGATTGTCCGATGCGTGCACCCGTTGCCCCGGGCGGGGCCGTACTCGGTCGGTGTAGGTCTGGTAGCCGACGATATCGGTGGCCCCGGCGAGCACCCGGCGCACCTCAGGAGTGGTCCACTCGTCATCGCCGGGGCCCAACCCCACGACCACCACACCCGGTGTGGGCGTCACGGTCGGGGCGTTGATCCGGCCCGGCACCAGCACCGTGGAGAAGTAGGGCACGCTCTGCGGGTCGACGTCACCGACGGGGAGCACGCGTTGGTCCGTGCGGCTCGCACGCTCGACGTACTGGGCGGTCGCGGCCCGCTCGGAATCCGCGAGCGCGCCCACGACGGCGGGGAAGGTGCGGCCCAGTTTCATGATCGCGGCGGCATCGGTATCGGCGAGCCTGCGGCGCAGTTCGGGCTCGGGCAGTGTGCCCGGCAAAACCGTGAGTACCTCATCGGCCTCGACGAGCGGTACTCCGGTCGCAGCAGCAGCGGCACTGATCGAGGTCACGCCGGGCACGATGACGGACTCGAACCGGCCGGAGAGCCGCTTGTGCATGTGCATGTACGAGCTGTAGAACATCGGGTCGCCCTCGGCCAGCAACGCGACATCACGTCCGGCCGCCAGGTGCTCGGCGAGTTGCTCGGCGGCGTGCGTGTAGAAGTCGTCGAGTGCGCCACGGTATCCGCCGGGGTGATCGGTGGTCTCGGTGGTCACCGGGTACATCAGGCGCAGCTCGGTCTGGTCGCTGCGCAGATACGGTTCGGCACAGGCGCGCGCGTTCGAGCGGCCGTGGCGCGCACTGTGATAAGCGATCACATCGACGGATCCGATGATCCGCGCCGCCTTGACGGTCACCAGTTCCGGATCACCGGGTCCGACCCCGACGCCGTACAACATGCCGCTCACAGTTCCTCCTCTTGTGCGAGCGCGTTGAGGGCGGCCGCGGTGATCGCGCTGCCTCCCCGACGGCCCAGCACCGTGATGTATTCGACGCCGAGCGCGGCCGCGTCGGCGACGAGCGCGTCCTTGGACTCGGCGGCACCGATGAACCCCACCGGAATCCCCACGATCACCGCGGGTGTGGGTGCTCCCCGGTGCAGCAGGTTCAGCAGGTGGAACAGGGCGGTGGGCGCGTTGCCGACGGCCACGACAGCGCCTTCGAGCCGATCGCCCCACAGGTCGACGGCTGCGGCGCTGCGGGTGTTCCCGATCCGGGCCGCGAGTGCCGGTACGCGGTCGTCACGCAGGAGGCAGAGCACGTCGTTGTCGGCGGGGAGCCGAGTGCGGGTCACGCCGTGGGCCACCATGTTCGCGTCGGTGAGAATCGGTGCACCGGCCCGGAGCGCGGCGCGGCCCGCCGCGACCGCGCGGGCGGACACGCGGATGTCAGCCGCGAGGTCGGTCTGTCCGGCGGCGTGAATCATGCGTACCGCCACCGTCTCCGCGTCCGCCGCGAGGCCGGACAGGTCCGATTCGGCACGGATGGTAGCGAAGGAGCGCCGGTAGATCTCGGCGCCGTCGGTGAGGTACTCGTGCACCGGGGAAGTCTATTCGCCGTGGTGTGGGGGAGCGATCACCAGCCGGTGTTCGCCGGGCGGTGCGCCGCATCCTCGGCTGCACGCCACCACATGGATGCGCTCATCGGCGCCGAGTTCACCGGCCAACTCGGCGGCGTGCGCGAGGGCGTCCGCCTCGGCGCGGGCACAGCCGCGGTCACCGACGCACGCGCTCACCCGCAACCACGGGGAGCCGGCGTCGAAGATCAGGCCCATCGGCGCGAGCACGCGCACGACCGTCTCGGCGGCGTCCTCGTCGAGGTCGTGCACCAGCAGGGTGCGCCACGGAGTGATCGTGATCGGACGTTCGATCGCGGCGAGGAACAGGGCGGTGCGGGCCGGCAGCCGGCCGAGGCTAACCCCTGCGCCGAGCGCCACTGTGCCGTCCTCGCGGTCGAACCAGCCGACCGGCGGCGCGGGCACACCATCGGGCACCTCCCGGCCGGTGACCGTACCCCCGAGGGCCGCGGCCACCCGTGCGGCACCATCGGCGAGATCCCGGATCCGCCACTCGTCGGCGCGCAGGTCGAGGAAGGCCTGGGCGGCGTCGAGCATCATCTCGGTGGTGCCCGGGAGGTCGGTGCTGTGGCCGTCGAGATGGAGCACGCCGTCGCGGGATTCGACGTCGGCGATCAGCGAGGCGATATCGCCGCTGCCGTCGTCGAAGGCGAACAGGAACCGTCCGGGGAGCGCTGCGAGTGCTGCGCGGTCGATCAGGGCCGCATCGAGTTCCGCGGCGCGCGCCGCCTGCGGGTGGGCCAGCGGGGAGGCCACGATATTGCGGACCCGCTCGTGAGTGGAGGAGGGAAGCAAGCCCGCTGCCGACAGCGCGGCCCGCGCCGCGTCGAGGTCGCGGACGCCCCGCACCTGGACGTTACCGCGCGAGGTCAGCTCGATATCACCGCCGTCCGCGAGCTCTGCGAGCACCTCCAACTGGGCCGCTGTGAGGCGGCCTCCGGGCAGCCGGACGCGCACCAGCGCGCCATCGGCCGCGGCGTGCGGCCGGAGTACGCCGGGGCAGTTGTCGGGCTGCCGGTCGGAGATCAGTCCTCCTTGTAGACGGGCGGCAGGGTGATCACGTGACCGGCGTAGGCCAGACCCGAGCCGAAGGCCATCACCAGGGCGGTCTGCCCGGGCTTGGCCTTGCCGGTGCGCAGGAGTTCCTCGACGGCCAGCGGAATCGACGCTGCCGAGGTGTTGCCGGTGGTCACGATGTCTTCTGCGACGACGCAGTCCTCGCGCAGCTCCAGCGCCTTGATCAGGACCTGGGTGATCCGCAGGTTGGCCTGGTGCGGGACGAAGACGTCGATGTCCTTCGACGTGAGTCCGGCCAGTTTGAGAGCTTCCTGGCAGGCGGGAAGCAGGGCGGTCGCGGCCCAGCGGAACACCTTGCGGCCCTCCATCCGCAGGTAGGGACGCACCGGTGCCTCGACCGCGCCGGAGGTGTCGTCCCGGTAGGCGTGCACCTCGTCGAAGTAGGTGCCGAAATCCTTGTCCTGGTAGATCGCTCCGGTGTACTCACCGTCGGCACCCCACGAGACCTGCGAAATGCCCACCTCGTCCGACGGCCCGATCACGGCGGCTCCGGCACCGTCGGCGAAGATGAACGCGCACGTGCGATCGTCCTCGGCGATCAGATCGGACAACCGCTCGACGCCCACCACGACGACGTACTTCGCGGTGCCCGCGCGGATCAGGTCTGTGCCCACGGCGGCCGCGGTGGTGAATCCCGAGCAGCCGGCGGTGATATCGAAGGACGGGATGCCGATGCGGCCCAGCGCTTTGGCGATCTGCGGCGCCAGGGACGGACCGAGCTCCAGGCGGGTATTGGTGGCCGAGATGACGCAATCGACCAGCGCCGGGTCGATGCCCGCTGCCTTGATGGCCCGCTCGGCGGCCTTGACGGACATCTCCAGAATGGTCTCGTCGTCGTCGGCGAAGTTCCGCGACTCGATACCCGACCGGGTCTTGATCCACTCATCGCTCGAATCGATCTTGTCCACGATCTCGGAGTT includes:
- a CDS encoding cobalt-precorrin-6A reductase; amino-acid sequence: MTGRPIRVLILGGTAEARELAQLLDEDDDFAVLSSLAGRVANPRLPVGQTRIGGFGGVDGLTAFLSGIDVLVDATHPFAATISRHAAAAAQRTGTPVFAVVRPQWSAAPGDRWTRVPTVAAAATELSARRGGTAFLTTGRQDVHAFAALDAWRFLIRVVDTPAGSLPKRHTLIHDRGPYLIGAETALLRENAVDVLVTKNSGGDLVSAKLEAARMLGVEVVMVDRPPRPGVPTEPSAASAHARLRADL
- a CDS encoding MerR family transcriptional regulator, whose translation is MKVKGELLIGELSQVTGASARSLRYYEEKGLLASRRTAAGYRVYDRDAVTQVRRIRGLLDAGFDSAAIAVVLPCVREDDGAVDLCPAVEATMRATLARIDAEFDDLARRRREVRALLSSPAAD
- a CDS encoding alpha/beta fold hydrolase; translated protein: MYSEQAVQILTETGAHVVDRGTGPVVALAHGAGGGVVENFGPLMDAIGGYRFVGPYWPGAGGTPRAADRLELDRLADTVVAAAVARGAARFPVIGMSLGAAVAVTAARRHPEHVSALVLTVGLARADVRVRTASDAFRALAAAGAHDALAGAILSAVASDTALRSLTADEERATRTGITATMPPGMPDHMELVGRVDVTEQLPGIDVPALVVVSGGDRLVPAEISREFGAIRGARVVEYPGAGHVFTADEGARWAGDVRDFLAAL
- a CDS encoding cysteine hydrolase, with translation MTAAILALHWQINVIEPEGFFGSMLAGPVAESGVVDRAAAFHDAAREAGVPVLFTRFTVPEDEGDLVRNTAFMRAVGDAQEAFRPDADGARIIAAMRDQPTAVYDNQRLSGLAGPVTQWLAAHGVDTLFVTGVATNLTVEQTARHGTDLGLTVHVVEDCVAAADPAVHAASIANLDLTTAGNVTAAEALARVST
- a CDS encoding MFS transporter, coding for MTTTTHRRLHPGLLALAMGGFGIGLTEFSITGLLSDVANDLGVSIPVAGGLVTGYALGVVIGAFTVTLALVSRPPKTALLILLALFVAGNALSAAGPTYELVMAGRILAALCHGGFFGIGAVLAARLVTPDRQASAIALMFAGLTVANVLGVPAGTALGHRFGWRATFVAVAVIGLVAMTAIAALVPTVPAETTSVRTQLSVLVRPSVWIACGVTALVFGGLFGAFTYIEPLLRSVTGFGAAAIPWLLVLFGLGLFAGNLVGGRAADRDADRALLVFASLLPLGIAAVALVAGSKPLVAGALAVMGLIGFATVPSLQLRVLRNAGTATLIASSANIAAFNLGNAAGAQLGGMGISAGGGATSPVWIGVALSAAGALLAAASISGERRRGGQRARLD
- a CDS encoding alpha/beta hydrolase, with amino-acid sequence MPLHPQSAAHLAAAASAAPLHTQAVPDVRRALRGYLDLQRPAVEISHVRHTYVVGPGSSLPVRIYRDGPPGGAVVLMLHGSGFVAADIELSDEPARLLARATGATVVTVDYRKSPEHPYPAALDDAAATLDWIASGAIDVDADRIAVVGDSAGGTLTAALVQRVRDRGGPRITAHAVLYPPLRPGDYDDLAPSEVGLSPADMDWFWRQYLPDGAAPAGAAPLDATDFAGLPQAFVATAEYDVLRGHGRRYADSLRAAGGAVEYRDYPGTVHGFYWMDAVLDAAGELQRDLATWLRATLNGAR
- a CDS encoding helix-turn-helix domain-containing protein; its protein translation is MIDETAPTLSSFLRSRRAAVDAGALGLPSYGRRRVPGLRREELADLAGVSVNYLTRLEQGAAGNPSDEVLSALARALQLSEVERLHLLELAHPSGQGAAPIDRHGAGFTGVRQLVEAMDTPAVVLSRNQDILAWNRLGNAVLAPHVPYEDVHADPPPNKVRQTFLDPEVRSLFVDWEVEAELAVASLRWVAAQFPDDAALRGLLGELVLDRDFARLWALQAVELCTSGVKRFHHPWVGRLDLGYQMLHLPESDGARMIAFSATPGSSDDDALTLLRHRVAD
- a CDS encoding DUF1330 domain-containing protein, with the translated sequence MAKAYWMAFYTEIRDPEKVAAYAALGGPAITEAGGRFLARGLPSVTYEAGIKERTTLIEFDSLDAAVAAHDSPAYQEALAALGDGAVREIRISEGA
- a CDS encoding precorrin-2 C(20)-methyltransferase, translated to MLYGVGVGPGDPELVTVKAARIIGSVDVIAYHSARHGRSNARACAEPYLRSDQTELRLMYPVTTETTDHPGGYRGALDDFYTHAAEQLAEHLAAGRDVALLAEGDPMFYSSYMHMHKRLSGRFESVIVPGVTSISAAAAATGVPLVEADEVLTVLPGTLPEPELRRRLADTDAAAIMKLGRTFPAVVGALADSERAATAQYVERASRTDQRVLPVGDVDPQSVPYFSTVLVPGRINAPTVTPTPGVVVVGLGPGDDEWTTPEVRRVLAGATDIVGYQTYTDRVRPRPGQRVHASDNRVEADRARHALTLAAGGARVAVVSSGDPGVFAMASAVAEVAVDPAFHDVPVRVLPGMTAANAVASRVGAPLGHDYAVLSLSDYLKPWEVIEERLRAVSRADLALAVYNPASKTRREQLVRMREVLLEERDADTVVILGRAVGAPDETVTVTTLGAFDPDTVDMRTLLIIGSSRTEVTDRAAGRIVHTPRRY
- a CDS encoding precorrin-8X methylmutase; its protein translation is MHEYLTDGAEIYRRSFATIRAESDLSGLAADAETVAVRMIHAAGQTDLAADIRVSARAVAAGRAALRAGAPILTDANMVAHGVTRTRLPADNDVLCLLRDDRVPALAARIGNTRSAAAVDLWGDRLEGAVVAVGNAPTALFHLLNLLHRGAPTPAVIVGIPVGFIGAAESKDALVADAAALGVEYITVLGRRGGSAITAAALNALAQEEEL
- a CDS encoding beta-ketoacyl-ACP synthase 3, producing the protein MTAPARIAPAAPAEQPHAAYLGIGVYRPRRVVPNSEIVDKIDSSDEWIKTRSGIESRNFADDDETILEMSVKAAERAIKAAGIDPALVDCVISATNTRLELGPSLAPQIAKALGRIGIPSFDITAGCSGFTTAAAVGTDLIRAGTAKYVVVVGVERLSDLIAEDDRTCAFIFADGAGAAVIGPSDEVGISQVSWGADGEYTGAIYQDKDFGTYFDEVHAYRDDTSGAVEAPVRPYLRMEGRKVFRWAATALLPACQEALKLAGLTSKDIDVFVPHQANLRITQVLIKALELREDCVVAEDIVTTGNTSAASIPLAVEELLRTGKAKPGQTALVMAFGSGLAYAGHVITLPPVYKED